From the Coffea eugenioides isolate CCC68of chromosome 1, Ceug_1.0, whole genome shotgun sequence genome, the window ATCATCAGCCATGCCACCCTTCAAAAATAATGTGCGAAGCGAAGCTGATACTTTTTCATTGATTCTTTCGGGTGAGTATACCGCAAGGTAACGGTCCTGATTGCTGCTGTTACGattcaaaattgattttgcAAAATCATGCACAAGatcatgcattttataccatgtTCCCCACTTCCCTTTTACTTCTTCCAATAAGGAAGTTTGCAGCAAAGTTCTCAGATACTCATATCCTATTTTCTCCATCATTCTTTCATTTTGGGAATCCGGTTGAAGAAAGCCTTCAGCCATCCAAAGCTCAACTAATAGATCTTGTTCCATTCTAGTATCTTGATCAAAAATTGAGCAATATGCAAAACATTTCTTAACCGGTGCAGGTGACAGATGATCAAAACTCACCTTAAGTATTTGCTCAATCCCACCCTGATCTCCATTCAAGAGGCTCTCCTCCAAAATAGATAGCCAatcctcttttctctttttagatAACAAACCTCCGATTAACGTTGCTGCCAGAGGTAGACCGTCACATCTTCTTAAAACTTGCTTCCTTAAGGCTTCCAATTCTTTTGGCACTTCTTCCCCTACAGTTGCCCAATTTTTCACGATAGACCAGCAATCTTCATCGTATAGCTTTCTTAGGTCATGACGAGTAAAATTGATCCACCGATGTCTAGACAGAACAATTGCCACTTCTTGGAGACGAGAAGTAACAAGACACCAGCTCCCTTTCTTGGGTTTGAGTGCCTCCAAAGTGGTGAAAAAATCATTCAGCAATCCTTCTTGATAATTCCACAAATCGTCAAGAACAAGCAAATATCTTTTTTCCTTAAGTTCAGTTTCAATTCCTTCAACTATTACCTCCCTACTATCCACTTCAGCCTTTTTTCTTGTTGACGATTCTAGAATCATTTTGAAGAGCTCCATGATTTCAACTTCTTTAGCCACACAAACCcaaatttttttgtcaaaatgatTATCAAACTGTGGAGTGTTGAAAACGGCTTTAGCTAGAGTTGTTTTTCCTAATCCTGGCGGGCCAGTTATGGAAATAACTGAAATACTATCACTTTCAGATTCGGTCAACAACTTCTTAACTATTTCTGATTCATCCTCGTCTCTTCCTAGGACATCACTTCGAACAATCTTAGAGTCGGTCTGTCGGCTTGCTGTGGCTCCAGATGCTTCTTCAGATTGGCCCTTGCATTCCAGTCCCAAACCTCTGGCATGCCCATGGATCCTTTCAAGGTTCGTGTTGATCTTCCTGATCATTGAACCAAACCTCCAACGAAAACCAATTTTATTAAAGAATGAAAAGCAGAAGAGTACCTTCTTTTTCATGAGTTGATTTTGATACTTCACCTTCCGACGAAGAATTTCATAGTTGAGCTTGTCCAGCACATTGTCAGCTTTGAAAACCTCATCTTCCAGCTGCTCGAGCCAATTCTGCACCCCTGGTCTACGCATATCCTTTTCGGCACCGGCCAAGAAGCCTCGGATCATTGCAGCAGATTGGTTGAATCTCTCCAGCTCCTCTGGGAATTCACGAACCAGATTAACATGGTCACCGGCAAGGGAAACAACCGTCTGCAATGCAACCTGAATGGTAGCACTAAGAGCAGCATCAGCCATTTTTTCTTGCTTGGGATTGGAATTAGGATGAAAGTTTTCTGATATTGATGATGGTGATGGGAATGCTCTCTGCGATGAGATAAGGAAGGAATCGCCAAAAGCAACTCCAATGGCCTGTCACGGAGGGTAAGGTATAATACCTCTCATGGTACGGATTCATTATACGGCCATGCATGACCAAACGAATAGTAAACTGCTTTTAAGAGAAGACTGCGGTCTTCAGAGTGTCAGTAAAGTTGTGGGGCCTTTGTTGTGGAAAAGATTAAACCATGGTAAAAAGGACACTCATACATGGTATTTGTAATCCTAGTAgatttacaaaattttttttctctgtaataaaaatttgtgatctcaattctcaaatcatatcaaacattttttttttgaaggatcaaataatcaatgaaattttgagactaCTATTTACTTTACACAGCCAAGGCTGTTGAGTCCAATATCATGAATACTGAACATAGGCTAACAATAATCAATGAATTATGCATTTTTGTACACATTCTTTGTTTTTGTTCGCACTGGCATTCAGCATATGTTTATGGTCGGATGTAACCATAATTATGTGACAGACTATGAACCCACAATCCGTGTAGTGTCAATGGTTTGTTGGCAATTTATTTATggattaattacatttacctcccttgagttttGTCCATATTACAGAAAGAACCCTTTGGTTTGGTCAAATAACACTTACCCCCTTGTCTTTAACTGTTGCCAAACTCTGTTAACAGATGCGTGAAAATGACTAAAAAAACCGTAGTGTaagatatttaaaaaataaaatttgaaacgcactaaatgaacaattttttaaccccgaaaaaaaaaaccagtagATAGAACCATTACAACAAAACAAagatatataaaaaaaaaggagtaacaaagattaagaaaaagaagataaacaGAACCAACTATTATGGAGGAAACAAAATTGCAGGGAAtggattacaaaaaaaaaaagaaagagtagAGCTAATCTTTGCCGTGCCAATCCTCATTTATGGATAACTTTACACCCAAAATCATCATATCCCATTATCATCTCTGATTCTCCATCACCTAACAATCTTCTTCTGGACTTGGAGAATGCTTTCATCAGCATCAATTTCCTATCAGAGACAGAATACCGAGAAaaattcacccaaaaaaaatgctGTTAGCAAAAATGAAAGCCACCATTGCATGAGAAAGAACAAAAAGAGAAGGAGAGGAAGAAAGAGACGAAAACATTGAAAGCTAGCGCCTCCCATTTTTGTCGACGTTCGCGAATTAGACAATTATTAGAACTCCATCTCTGATTGTGCCATTACTAACATTGCAAAAGTTGTCGCGACCATGGCTAACTACCACATTGTTTGTTTAATTCGCTGCACTTGAGGCCAAGATAGTATGATCTCATCGTGCTAGTTTTGCCACTGTTACTGCCATCTTCTTTCTccatgcaatttttttttttttttgataaaacacAAATGACAAAAACATCCTGAACTCTaataaaatttgttttgaaaacttGAATATGGATTTTTTTTCTATTCATAACTAGATCTTGATTGTTTTTGTCTTATTTGTGCTTAATCCATGGTCGGTTGAATCTGAGATACAGTGTTGCCCTTGAAT encodes:
- the LOC113759593 gene encoding putative disease resistance protein RGA3; its protein translation is MADAALSATIQVALQTVVSLAGDHVNLVREFPEELERFNQSAAMIRGFLAGAEKDMRRPGVQNWLEQLEDEVFKADNVLDKLNYEILRRKVKYQNQLMKKKVLFCFSFFNKIGFRWRFGSMIRKINTNLERIHGHARGLGLECKGQSEEASGATASRQTDSKIVRSDVLGRDEDESEIVKKLLTESESDSISVISITGPPGLGKTTLAKAVFNTPQFDNHFDKKIWVCVAKEVEIMELFKMILESSTRKKAEVDSREVIVEGIETELKEKRYLLVLDDLWNYQEGLLNDFFTTLEALKPKKGSWCLVTSRLQEVAIVLSRHRWINFTRHDLRKLYDEDCWSIVKNWATVGEEVPKELEALRKQVLRRCDGLPLAATLIGGLLSKKRKEDWLSILEESLLNGDQGGIEQILKVSFDHLSPAPVKKCFAYCSIFDQDTRMEQDLLVELWMAEGFLQPDSQNERMMEKIGYEYLRTLLQTSLLEEVKGKWGTWYKMHDLVHDFAKSILNRNSSNQDRYLAVYSPERINEKVSASLRTLFLKGGMADDMLSKFKYLHVLKLFGAYVKELPTSIGKLIHLHLLDISGSRITTLPESLCKLYRLQTLRIGKLEEGFPNKMGNLISMRHLHYFHYDKGCKIQMPSSIGRWTCLQTLKFFNIGHQEDGSGIQELGTLQDLKGSLEIRNLELVNGKDDAKRANLSEKQNLYRLVLEWGNRDQESDKCDGDVLEGLEAHPNLKELHIRNFRGDRIPQWLVKSSISGIALNKLQRTCPPHTRTTAVPPTSTSVWIGKHIVHWAFILWY